The Blattabacterium cuenoti genome includes a region encoding these proteins:
- a CDS encoding pyridoxal phosphate-dependent aminotransferase: protein MIVAAKRTNQISEYFFSEKMKEIYHFEKNGIKIINLGIGNPDLIPPSGVIHKMKKASELKHANTYQKYIGIEALRNAISNWYKKVYRVNVDPKNEILPLMGSKEGIMLISMSYLDKGDEVLIPDPGYPPYSSVSKLLDAKIVYYNLCENENWIPVLKNLSKAKIMWINYPHMPTGATIPFEKLEEIVFFSKKNHVLLVHDNPYSFILNEERPLSIFNVKGAKDVALELNSLSKSYNMPGWRVGMIIGKKEFIHNILKIKSQMDSGMYYPIQIGAIEALNHDSKWFEKLNIEYIKRRKIIWEICDYLNLKYTIKSSGIFVWAKITDTNKNDHIWSDKFLKTYHIFVTPGRVFGNNGKGYVRFSMCCPIKILEQAKNRIFS, encoded by the coding sequence ATGATTGTAGCAGCAAAAAGAACGAATCAAATATCGGAATATTTTTTTTCAGAAAAAATGAAGGAAATTTATCATTTTGAAAAAAATGGGATCAAAATCATTAATTTAGGAATTGGAAATCCTGATCTGATTCCTCCATCTGGGGTTATACATAAAATGAAAAAAGCATCAGAATTAAAGCATGCGAATACTTATCAAAAGTATATTGGAATAGAAGCACTACGAAATGCTATTTCTAATTGGTATAAAAAAGTATATCGAGTAAATGTGGATCCTAAAAATGAAATTTTACCATTAATGGGTTCTAAGGAAGGAATTATGCTTATAAGTATGTCTTATTTAGATAAAGGGGATGAGGTATTAATTCCCGATCCTGGATATCCTCCTTATTCTTCTGTATCAAAACTTTTAGATGCAAAAATTGTTTATTATAATCTTTGTGAAAATGAAAACTGGATTCCTGTATTGAAAAATTTATCTAAGGCAAAAATAATGTGGATTAATTATCCTCACATGCCTACTGGTGCAACAATTCCTTTTGAAAAATTAGAAGAAATTGTTTTTTTTTCTAAAAAAAATCATGTGTTGCTCGTTCATGATAATCCTTATAGTTTTATCTTGAATGAAGAACGTCCTTTAAGTATTTTTAATGTGAAAGGAGCTAAAGATGTAGCTTTGGAATTAAATTCTTTAAGTAAAAGTTACAATATGCCTGGATGGCGTGTTGGAATGATAATAGGAAAAAAGGAGTTTATTCATAATATTTTGAAAATAAAAAGTCAAATGGATTCTGGTATGTATTACCCCATACAAATTGGAGCTATAGAAGCCTTGAATCATGATTCAAAATGGTTTGAAAAACTGAATATAGAATATATTAAACGAAGAAAAATTATATGGGAAATATGTGATTATTTAAATTTAAAGTATACAATCAAAAGTTCTGGAATATTTGTTTGGGCAAAAATTACAGATACAAACAAAAATGATCATATATGGTCCGATAAGTTTCTCAAAACTTATCACATATTTGTGACACCTGGTAGAGTATTTGGTAATAATGGAAAAGGATATGTCAGGTTTTCTATGTGCTGTCCAATAAAAATTTTAGAACAGGCAAAAAATCGAATCTTTTCATGA
- a CDS encoding prephenate dehydratase — translation MKKIAIQGVKGCFHHAAVSRYFEGCNYKLMECSSFRELAISVAKSNVDIGVMAIENSIAGTILTNYSLLSEYNLKIVGEIYMPIKHNLMAYPGQNIEDIKEIYSHPMAILQCELFIDAHPNIKISEYSDTAAAAKYISICKKKGLAAIASENAAREYGLEIIYKNIQTITSNFTRFFIIKNCCKKGQKENNYFDKASLIFKILHTTGSLSQILSLISSLGINMTKIQSIPIIQIPWEYSFYVDIIFNNIKDYENMKQQIQKIPCLHQLYIMGEYQNGRIE, via the coding sequence ATGAAAAAAATAGCGATACAAGGAGTTAAGGGATGTTTTCATCATGCAGCTGTTTCTAGATATTTTGAAGGATGTAATTATAAATTGATGGAGTGTTCTTCTTTTAGAGAATTGGCTATTTCCGTAGCAAAATCAAATGTAGATATAGGGGTTATGGCTATAGAAAATAGCATAGCAGGAACAATACTGACCAATTATAGTCTTTTATCTGAATATAATTTAAAAATAGTGGGAGAAATATATATGCCTATAAAGCATAATCTTATGGCTTATCCCGGACAAAATATAGAAGATATTAAGGAAATATATTCTCACCCTATGGCTATTTTACAATGTGAATTATTCATAGATGCTCATCCTAACATCAAGATATCAGAATATTCTGATACGGCCGCTGCTGCTAAATATATTTCTATATGCAAAAAAAAAGGCTTAGCTGCAATAGCGTCCGAAAATGCGGCTAGAGAATATGGTTTGGAAATCATTTACAAAAATATACAAACTATTACAAGTAATTTTACTAGATTTTTTATTATTAAAAATTGTTGCAAAAAAGGACAAAAAGAAAATAATTATTTTGACAAAGCTTCATTAATATTCAAAATATTGCATACTACTGGTAGTTTATCTCAGATATTGAGTCTGATATCTAGTCTTGGAATTAACATGACGAAAATACAATCCATTCCTATTATACAAATACCTTGGGAATATTCATTTTATGTGGATATCATATTCAACAATATAAAAGATTATGAAAATATGAAACAACAAATACAAAAAATTCCCTGTCTTCATCAGTTATATATTATGGGAGAATATCAAAATGGGAGAATAGAATAA
- a CDS encoding Nramp family divalent metal transporter — MQKKKSSIGWRNENKHPSLSEVFSSVSVPKQKGIWKKLFAFTGPGLLISVGYMDPGNWATDIAGGAQFGYMLLSVIFISNFFAMILQHLALKLGIVCERDLAQACRDHYPPFISFILWILCEIAISACDLAEIIGSVLALKLLFGIPMTWGVLITVIDVLIILFFQHKGFRYIESVVATLIFTILICFSFEIINSKPEFFSILKGIIPSTEIMKNSHSFYISIGILGATVMPHNLYLHSSIIQTRDYPRTIEGKKMAIKYATIDSTLSLSLAFFINAAILIISAATFHKFGHTKVSDIMDAHKLLTPILGSSLAGVFFALALLASGQNSTLTGTLAGQIVMEGFLNIKLKPWIRRLITRLIAIVPAMIVSIVYGEKGTTELLIISQIILSAQLSFAIVPLVHFTGDSEKMGPFVNGTFLKISAWFITIIIVMLNLFLLYNSFL, encoded by the coding sequence ATGCAAAAGAAAAAATCTTCTATAGGATGGAGGAATGAAAACAAGCACCCTTCTCTTTCGGAAGTTTTTTCTTCCGTTTCTGTTCCAAAACAGAAAGGGATATGGAAAAAACTTTTTGCTTTTACTGGTCCAGGATTATTAATTTCTGTAGGATATATGGATCCAGGAAATTGGGCGACAGATATTGCTGGAGGGGCTCAATTTGGTTATATGCTTCTATCTGTGATTTTTATATCCAATTTTTTTGCCATGATTTTGCAACATTTAGCTTTAAAATTAGGAATTGTTTGTGAGAGAGACTTAGCACAAGCTTGTAGAGATCATTACCCACCCTTTATTAGTTTCATTTTATGGATATTATGCGAAATAGCTATTTCAGCTTGTGATTTAGCGGAAATTATCGGTTCAGTACTAGCCTTAAAATTGCTTTTTGGCATTCCCATGACATGGGGAGTATTAATTACAGTTATAGATGTTTTAATTATTTTGTTTTTTCAACATAAAGGTTTTAGATACATTGAAAGTGTAGTAGCAACTTTAATTTTTACAATTTTAATTTGTTTTAGTTTTGAAATTATTAATTCAAAACCTGAATTTTTTTCCATATTAAAAGGAATTATCCCTAGTACTGAGATTATGAAAAATTCGCATTCTTTTTATATATCTATCGGAATACTAGGAGCTACGGTAATGCCTCATAATCTGTATCTTCACTCAAGCATCATACAAACTAGAGATTATCCACGTACTATTGAAGGGAAGAAAATGGCGATCAAATATGCCACCATAGACAGTACCTTATCTCTATCTTTAGCATTTTTTATCAATGCAGCGATATTAATTATATCTGCAGCCACTTTTCATAAATTTGGACATACAAAAGTTTCAGATATTATGGATGCACACAAACTTCTAACTCCTATATTAGGTTCTAGCCTAGCTGGAGTTTTTTTTGCATTAGCTTTACTAGCATCAGGACAAAATTCTACATTAACTGGAACTTTAGCTGGACAAATAGTTATGGAAGGATTTCTGAATATAAAACTCAAACCTTGGATTAGAAGATTAATAACGAGATTGATTGCTATTGTTCCAGCCATGATTGTATCTATTGTTTATGGAGAAAAAGGCACAACTGAATTATTAATAATAAGTCAAATCATTTTATCGGCACAACTAAGTTTTGCAATAGTTCCATTAGTTCATTTTACAGGAGATTCAGAAAAAATGGGACCATTTGTTAATGGAACTTTTTTAAAAATATCAGCCTGGTTCATTACAATTATCATTGTGATGCTAAATCTATTTTTATTATATAATAGCTTCTTGTGA
- the rplI gene encoding 50S ribosomal protein L9 has product MKIILKKDIENLGFQYDELDVKPGYARNYLIPKGYAILALPGTIKNTHEILKQRSKKENFLIEKHKEIEDKLKKLTIKIPVKTGKGGKLFGSINNQYLMNVLNQEGVSIDKKLIRIPGNKVIKTIGKHKATIRLHKNFEFTFNFEVLSSSSSQEAII; this is encoded by the coding sequence ATGAAGATTATTCTAAAAAAAGACATAGAAAATTTAGGATTTCAATATGATGAATTAGATGTTAAACCTGGTTATGCTAGAAACTATCTCATTCCTAAAGGATATGCAATTTTAGCATTGCCTGGAACTATAAAAAATACTCATGAAATATTGAAACAACGTTCTAAAAAAGAAAATTTTTTAATTGAAAAACATAAAGAAATAGAAGATAAATTAAAAAAATTAACTATTAAAATACCAGTTAAAACAGGGAAAGGAGGAAAACTTTTTGGTTCAATTAATAATCAATACCTTATGAATGTTTTGAATCAAGAAGGAGTTTCCATAGATAAGAAACTCATTAGGATACCTGGAAATAAAGTAATTAAAACAATAGGAAAACATAAGGCAACTATACGATTACATAAAAATTTCGAATTTACATTCAATTTTGAAGTATTATCTTCTTCATCTTCACAAGAAGCTATTATATAA
- the rpsR gene encoding 30S ribosomal protein S18: MNNLEESHKKINTKQVVDNELRYLSPIKIETKVEKKYCFFEKRNIKYIDYKDPTFLIKFLNAQGKILPRRITGTLQKNQNKLNSAIKRCRQIGLLPFVTDDLR, translated from the coding sequence ATGAATAATTTAGAGGAATCACATAAAAAGATAAATACAAAACAAGTAGTAGATAATGAATTAAGATATTTATCTCCTATTAAAATAGAAACAAAAGTAGAAAAAAAATATTGTTTTTTTGAAAAAAGAAATATTAAATATATAGATTATAAAGATCCTACATTTTTAATCAAATTTCTGAATGCACAAGGTAAAATTTTACCACGTCGTATCACAGGGACTTTACAAAAAAATCAAAATAAATTAAATTCAGCTATCAAAAGATGTAGACAGATTGGACTTTTACCTTTTGTTACAGATGATTTAAGATAA
- the rpsF gene encoding 30S ribosomal protein S6, with protein sequence MLKHYENIIIITPILSDDQAKDTTNEYENYIIQKKGKIIHQEHWGLKKLAYSIRKKQSGCYHLFEFLLNSDSISDLELKLKQDERILRFITVKLNKYGIEYAEKRRKKLLKKDE encoded by the coding sequence ATGCTAAAACATTATGAAAATATTATCATAATAACTCCTATATTATCTGATGATCAAGCAAAAGATACTACAAATGAATATGAAAATTATATCATACAAAAAAAAGGAAAAATCATTCATCAGGAACATTGGGGATTAAAAAAACTAGCTTATTCTATTCGAAAAAAACAAAGCGGTTGTTATCACTTATTTGAATTTTTATTGAATTCTGATTCCATTTCTGATTTAGAATTAAAATTAAAACAAGATGAGCGTATTTTACGTTTTATAACTGTTAAATTAAATAAATATGGAATAGAATATGCTGAAAAAAGAAGAAAAAAATTATTGAAAAAAGATGAATAA
- the gltX gene encoding glutamate--tRNA ligase — MSSHSVRVRFAPSPTGPLHLGGIRTALYNYLFSKKHGGTFILRIEDTDQKRFVENSESYILETLKWCQIEPDEGVGYGGPYSPYYQSQRMDIYRMYINKLLKKGYVYYAFDTDQDIDKKRKEYSNRDLTFSYNSRNRMYMNNSLTMTKEQLHDKLQSDSYVIRFKIEPGEKLKIYDIIRGNIIVDTDHLDDKILLKSDGLATYHLAHTIDDHLMKITHVIRGEEWLPSTSLHVLLYRALGWTTPNFAHLPLILRNNGKGKISKRNTNNLNFPIYPIQWKIPKTQILIPGYRELGYLPEAFVNMLALLGWNPGVKKEIFSLQELIHLFSLEKIKKSGVYFDIKKTNWFNKKHLKKEDIFAFLFREVKKRSILYKKKDYLWKVIYLTMDRIHFIHEIWEHSSYFFVSPNSYEDNFFNKICHENTIIELENAKILLYNINSFSSVNLTCFFQKKKNKHKIMQLFRLALVGSLKGIDIFIIFEMLGKEESLLRIEKLINRIKEKI, encoded by the coding sequence ATGTCATCACATTCTGTAAGAGTTCGTTTCGCTCCTAGTCCTACAGGGCCACTTCATTTAGGTGGAATCAGAACAGCATTATATAATTATCTTTTTTCTAAAAAACATGGTGGGACATTTATTCTGAGAATAGAAGATACTGATCAGAAAAGATTCGTTGAAAATTCTGAATCATATATTTTGGAAACATTAAAATGGTGTCAGATCGAACCTGATGAAGGAGTAGGATATGGAGGACCTTATTCTCCTTATTATCAATCTCAAAGAATGGATATTTATCGTATGTATATCAATAAATTGTTAAAAAAAGGATATGTTTATTATGCTTTTGATACAGATCAAGATATTGATAAAAAAAGAAAAGAATATAGTAATCGTGATTTAACTTTTTCTTATAATTCTAGAAATAGAATGTATATGAATAATTCTTTAACTATGACGAAAGAACAATTACATGATAAATTGCAATCTGATTCTTATGTGATTCGATTTAAAATAGAACCTGGAGAAAAATTAAAAATATATGATATCATACGTGGCAATATAATAGTTGATACAGATCATTTAGACGATAAAATTTTATTAAAATCGGATGGATTAGCTACTTATCATTTAGCTCATACAATAGATGATCATTTAATGAAAATTACTCATGTGATCAGAGGAGAAGAATGGCTTCCGTCTACGTCTTTACATGTATTGTTATATAGAGCTTTAGGTTGGACCACTCCTAATTTTGCACATTTACCTTTAATTTTAAGAAATAATGGAAAAGGAAAAATCAGTAAAAGAAATACAAATAACTTAAATTTTCCTATATATCCTATACAATGGAAAATTCCAAAAACTCAAATTCTTATACCAGGATATAGGGAATTAGGTTATTTGCCTGAAGCATTTGTGAATATGTTAGCTTTATTAGGATGGAATCCTGGAGTTAAAAAAGAAATTTTTTCTTTACAAGAATTAATACATTTATTCTCTTTAGAAAAAATAAAAAAATCTGGTGTTTATTTTGATATCAAAAAGACGAATTGGTTTAATAAAAAACATTTAAAAAAAGAAGATATATTTGCATTTCTTTTTAGAGAAGTAAAAAAACGTTCTATTTTATACAAAAAAAAAGATTATTTATGGAAAGTCATTTATTTAACAATGGATAGAATTCATTTTATTCATGAAATATGGGAACATTCTTCTTATTTTTTTGTTTCTCCTAATTCTTATGAAGATAATTTTTTCAATAAAATTTGTCATGAAAATACAATTATTGAATTAGAAAATGCAAAAATATTGTTATATAATATAAATTCATTTAGTTCGGTTAATTTGACATGTTTTTTTCAAAAAAAAAAAAACAAACATAAAATTATGCAATTATTTCGTTTAGCTTTAGTGGGTTCTCTAAAAGGAATTGATATTTTTATAATTTTTGAAATGCTAGGAAAAGAAGAAAGTTTACTACGTATAGAGAAATTAATCAACAGAATAAAAGAAAAAATTTAG
- the mnmE gene encoding tRNA uridine-5-carboxymethylaminomethyl(34) synthesis GTPase MnmE, with protein sequence MLDNDDTIVALATPIGSSAISVIRISGENSISIVENIFVSIKPGKKLEKQSTHTIHLGSLVEENNNLLDQVLISIFKSPFSYTGENMIEISCHGSYYIQQKILQLLIRKGIRLARPGEFTFRAFINQKVDLSQAEAIADLIVSENKICHEISLQQIKGSLSQTIKDLRKKLLDFASLLELELDFSEENVIFAKRSELFSFLQELKEILKDLIESFSLGNAIKKGIYVIIIGEPNVGKSTFFNQVIQEDRSIISHIEGTTRDCVEGEIILNGILFHFLDTAGIRETEDPIETMGVEKTMERIEEAQVILYIFDSYNQKKQKIISDIKEIHTKYPLKNIFVIANKSDISPIHDFENFKSEIPYFFEISAKNYNEVKRVLNALSSLFLDKLKKKKIVVTQYRHYEALKLSLRELSLAHHAFNKGLSVDLISIYIKESLRYLGEITGEITSEDILKNIFSKFCIGK encoded by the coding sequence ATGTTAGATAATGATGATACCATTGTTGCCTTAGCAACACCTATTGGTTCTAGTGCTATTTCTGTTATTCGTATTTCTGGAGAAAATTCCATATCTATTGTTGAAAATATTTTTGTTTCTATTAAACCTGGTAAAAAACTGGAGAAACAGTCTACACATACTATTCATTTAGGGTCTCTTGTAGAAGAGAATAATAATTTATTAGATCAAGTTTTGATTTCTATTTTTAAATCTCCTTTTTCTTATACAGGAGAAAATATGATTGAGATTTCTTGTCATGGTTCCTATTATATTCAACAAAAAATTCTGCAATTGCTTATTAGAAAAGGAATACGGTTAGCTCGTCCTGGAGAATTTACATTTCGTGCTTTTATAAATCAAAAAGTAGATTTATCACAAGCTGAAGCTATAGCAGATTTAATTGTATCTGAAAACAAAATATGTCATGAAATATCTTTACAACAGATCAAAGGATCATTGTCTCAAACGATTAAGGATTTAAGAAAAAAATTATTAGATTTTGCATCTTTATTAGAATTAGAATTAGATTTTTCTGAAGAAAATGTAATCTTTGCTAAAAGATCAGAACTTTTTTCTTTTTTACAAGAATTAAAAGAAATTTTAAAAGATTTAATTGAATCTTTTTCATTAGGAAATGCTATAAAAAAAGGAATTTATGTGATTATTATTGGAGAGCCCAATGTGGGAAAATCTACTTTTTTTAATCAAGTGATTCAGGAAGATCGTTCTATTATATCCCATATAGAAGGAACAACTAGAGATTGTGTGGAAGGAGAAATCATTTTAAATGGAATTCTTTTTCATTTTTTAGATACGGCAGGAATTAGGGAAACTGAAGATCCTATAGAAACTATGGGAGTGGAAAAAACCATGGAGAGAATAGAAGAGGCTCAAGTCATATTATATATTTTTGATTCTTATAATCAAAAAAAACAAAAAATTATTAGTGATATTAAAGAAATTCACACAAAGTATCCACTAAAAAATATTTTTGTTATAGCAAATAAATCAGATATATCTCCTATTCATGATTTTGAAAATTTCAAGTCAGAGATTCCTTATTTTTTTGAAATTTCTGCAAAAAATTATAATGAAGTGAAAAGGGTTCTCAATGCTTTAAGTTCTTTATTTTTGGATAAGTTAAAAAAAAAAAAAATAGTGGTTACACAATACAGACATTATGAAGCTTTAAAGCTTTCATTAAGAGAATTATCATTAGCACATCATGCTTTTAATAAAGGATTATCAGTAGATTTAATATCAATATATATTAAAGAGTCATTACGGTATTTAGGAGAAATTACGGGAGAAATTACAAGTGAAGATATTCTAAAAAATATTTTTTCAAAATTTTGTATTGGAAAATAA